The Amycolatopsis sp. 195334CR genome window below encodes:
- the rpsL gene encoding 30S ribosomal protein S12: MPTIQQLVRKGRQDKAAKQKTAALKGSPQRRGVCTRVYTTTPKKPNSALRKVARVKLTSGIEVTAYIPGEGHNLQEHSMVLVRGGRVKDLPGVRYKIIRGSLDTQGVKNRKQARSRYGAKKEKS, from the coding sequence TTGCCCACGATCCAGCAGCTGGTCCGCAAGGGCCGCCAGGACAAGGCTGCCAAGCAGAAGACCGCGGCCCTCAAGGGGAGCCCGCAGCGGCGTGGCGTGTGCACCCGCGTGTACACCACGACCCCCAAGAAGCCGAACTCGGCGCTGCGCAAGGTCGCTCGTGTGAAGCTGACCAGCGGCATCGAGGTCACCGCCTACATCCCCGGTGAAGGCCACAACCTGCAGGAGCACTCGATGGTGCTCGTGCGCGGCGGCCGTGTGAAGGACCTGCCGGGGGTCCGCTACAAGATCATCCGCGGTTCGCTCGACACGCAGGGCGTGAAGAACCGCAAGCAGGCGCGCAGCCGGTACGGCGCGAAGAAGGAGAAGAGCTGA
- a CDS encoding sugar phosphate isomerase/epimerase: MVDRNLSRRSMLRGAAGAAAVGGAMLALPGVASAGGGHGHGHGHGSIPLHRISVQLYTLRSLLEKDLDGTLGALSDIGFRNVEMAGTYGRSAAEFRKILDKHRLRATSSHIGIDGDVNKLIEDAKTLGHRYSAVPWAKYATKAEWQAFAERLDKASRAFAKAGIQFGYHNHDHEFALVEGVRPFDILAKGTSSRYTHFEVDLYWAVVAGVDPVKLFREQRGRVLQYHVKDRGADGGWADVGTGNIDFRKIFDGTPGIREYIVEHDNPADPLKTAKVGFDYLRKVRF, translated from the coding sequence ATGGTCGACAGAAACCTTTCCCGTCGTTCGATGCTGCGCGGCGCGGCCGGTGCCGCGGCGGTCGGCGGCGCGATGCTGGCGCTGCCCGGGGTCGCCTCCGCCGGTGGTGGCCACGGTCACGGGCACGGCCACGGCAGCATCCCGCTGCACCGGATCAGCGTGCAGCTCTACACCCTGCGGTCGCTGCTGGAGAAGGACCTCGACGGCACGCTCGGCGCGCTGTCCGACATCGGTTTCCGCAACGTCGAGATGGCCGGGACGTACGGGCGCAGCGCGGCCGAGTTCCGCAAGATCCTGGACAAGCACCGCCTGCGCGCCACCTCCAGCCACATCGGCATCGACGGTGACGTGAACAAGCTCATCGAGGACGCCAAGACGCTGGGGCACCGGTACTCGGCGGTGCCGTGGGCCAAGTACGCGACGAAGGCCGAGTGGCAGGCCTTCGCCGAGCGGCTGGACAAGGCGTCCAGGGCCTTCGCCAAGGCAGGCATCCAGTTCGGGTACCACAACCACGACCACGAGTTCGCGCTGGTCGAGGGCGTGCGGCCGTTCGACATCCTGGCGAAGGGCACCAGCAGCCGGTACACCCACTTCGAGGTCGACCTGTACTGGGCGGTGGTGGCCGGGGTGGACCCGGTGAAGCTGTTCCGGGAGCAGCGCGGGCGGGTGCTGCAGTACCACGTCAAGGACCGCGGCGCGGACGGCGGCTGGGCCGACGTGGGCACCGGGAACATCGACTTCCGGAAGATCTTCGACGGCACCCCCGGCATCCGGGAGTACATCGTGGAGCACGACAATCCGGCCGATCCGCTCAAAACCGCCAAGGTCGGCTTCGATTACCTCCGGAAAGTCCGGTTCTGA
- a CDS encoding alkaline phosphatase family protein gives MKPLVVLDVVGLTPKALRHMPRLSALATDGWQAELGTVLPAVTCSAQSTFLTGLTPAQHGIVGNGWYFRDLGEIYLWRQHNRLVQGEKLWETARAAHPGYTSANVCWWYAMGMTTDVTVTPRPIYHADGRKSPDAYVRPVELHDQLTGELGEFPLFQYWGPTASLTSSKWVIGATRKLLREKAPDLLMAYVPHLDYDHQRFGPDHPQAAVAARELDNALAPLLDDARNRGATVVALSEYGITNVSRPIDINRALRREGLLEVYTQAGMEYLDPWTSRAFAVADHQVAHVYVQDPADLERVRSVVAELTGVDEVLDREAQARYGLDHERAGELVAVADPESWFTYYYWTDDNRAPDFARGVEIHRKPGYDPAELFFDPADRLAKAKAGLNLAKKFAGLRYAMNVVPTDPRWVRGSHGRLPDSAEDGPVLLCSDSAFEPAGRLSATDVHPLLLSLQGLK, from the coding sequence ATGAAACCCCTCGTGGTGCTCGACGTCGTCGGGCTGACCCCCAAGGCGCTGCGGCACATGCCGCGGCTGTCCGCGCTGGCCACCGACGGCTGGCAGGCCGAGCTCGGCACGGTGCTGCCCGCGGTCACCTGCAGCGCCCAGTCCACCTTCCTCACCGGGCTGACCCCAGCGCAGCACGGCATCGTCGGCAACGGCTGGTACTTCCGCGACCTCGGCGAGATCTACCTGTGGCGCCAGCACAACCGGCTCGTTCAGGGCGAGAAGCTGTGGGAGACGGCGCGGGCCGCGCACCCCGGCTACACCTCGGCGAACGTGTGCTGGTGGTACGCGATGGGCATGACCACCGACGTCACGGTGACGCCGCGGCCGATCTACCACGCCGACGGCCGCAAGTCGCCGGACGCCTACGTGCGGCCGGTCGAGCTGCACGACCAGCTGACCGGTGAGCTCGGCGAGTTCCCGCTGTTCCAGTACTGGGGCCCGACGGCCTCGCTGACCTCGAGCAAGTGGGTCATCGGCGCCACCCGCAAGCTTCTGCGGGAAAAAGCACCCGACCTGCTCATGGCGTACGTGCCCCACCTGGACTACGACCACCAGCGCTTCGGGCCCGACCACCCGCAGGCCGCCGTCGCCGCGCGCGAGCTGGACAACGCGCTCGCCCCGCTCCTCGACGACGCCCGCAACCGCGGCGCCACCGTGGTCGCGCTCAGCGAGTACGGCATCACCAACGTCAGCCGCCCGATCGACATCAACCGGGCGCTGCGCCGCGAGGGCCTGCTGGAGGTCTACACCCAGGCGGGCATGGAGTACCTCGACCCGTGGACCTCGCGCGCCTTCGCCGTGGCCGACCACCAGGTCGCCCACGTCTACGTCCAGGACCCCGCCGACCTCGAGCGCGTCCGGTCCGTCGTGGCCGAGCTGACCGGCGTGGACGAGGTGCTCGACCGGGAGGCCCAGGCCCGCTACGGCCTGGACCACGAGCGCGCCGGCGAGCTGGTCGCGGTCGCCGACCCCGAGTCGTGGTTCACCTACTACTACTGGACCGACGACAACCGCGCGCCCGACTTCGCGCGCGGTGTGGAGATCCACCGCAAGCCGGGTTACGACCCGGCCGAGCTGTTCTTCGACCCCGCCGACCGGCTCGCCAAGGCCAAGGCGGGGTTGAACCTGGCGAAGAAGTTCGCCGGGCTGCGGTACGCGATGAACGTGGTGCCGACCGATCCGCGCTGGGTGCGCGGCTCGCACGGCAGGCTGCCCGACTCGGCTGAGGACGGTCCGGTGCTGCTCTGCTCGGACAGCGCCTTCGAACCGGCCGGCCGGCTGTCCGCCACCGACGTGCACCCGCTGCTGCTGTCGCTGCAAGGACTCAAATAG
- the eboE gene encoding metabolite traffic protein EboE, with the protein MISYCTNVHPAEDLGGILAQLDRYSVPVREQYGEDRLGVGLWLAAPVARGLAEDPAALAKFRAELDARGLGVCTLNAFPYGGFHDEVVKQAVYHPKWTEPARLRYTLDCVTVLGGLLADDAAYGSISTLPLAWREPWTPVDDAAATAALTELTEVLARGDRPIRLAVEPEPGCVLDTVADALGWLSGRVDPAHIGLCLDTCHLAVSFADPVDTLRRIADAGLDVVKVQASAALHVADPAAEDAKAALAAFAEPRYLHQVRELAEDGTVLASDDLPSASAELPAHGPWRVHFHIPLHAAPPTPLSSTTDVLTAVFAELGGEPHIEVETYTWSVLPGGGDDLAGGIAAELRWARDQLNSRKASA; encoded by the coding sequence GTGATCTCGTACTGCACCAACGTGCATCCCGCCGAGGACCTCGGCGGGATCCTGGCGCAGCTCGACCGGTACTCGGTACCAGTCCGCGAGCAGTACGGGGAGGACCGGCTCGGCGTCGGGCTCTGGCTGGCCGCGCCGGTCGCGCGCGGCCTCGCCGAGGACCCGGCCGCGCTGGCGAAGTTCCGTGCGGAGCTGGACGCGCGCGGGCTCGGCGTGTGCACGCTGAACGCCTTCCCGTACGGCGGTTTCCACGACGAGGTGGTCAAGCAGGCCGTCTACCATCCGAAGTGGACGGAACCGGCGCGGCTGCGGTACACGCTCGACTGCGTGACCGTGCTCGGTGGCCTGCTGGCCGACGACGCGGCATACGGCAGCATCTCCACCCTGCCGCTGGCCTGGCGGGAGCCGTGGACCCCGGTCGACGATGCCGCGGCCACCGCCGCGCTGACCGAGTTGACCGAGGTCCTCGCCCGGGGCGACCGCCCGATCCGGTTGGCGGTCGAGCCCGAACCGGGCTGCGTGCTGGACACCGTCGCCGACGCGCTCGGCTGGCTGTCCGGCCGCGTCGACCCCGCGCACATCGGGCTCTGCCTGGACACCTGCCACCTCGCGGTCTCGTTCGCCGATCCGGTGGACACCCTGCGGCGGATCGCCGACGCCGGGCTGGACGTGGTGAAGGTGCAGGCCTCGGCCGCACTGCACGTCGCCGACCCGGCCGCGGAGGACGCGAAAGCCGCACTGGCCGCCTTCGCCGAACCGCGCTACCTGCACCAGGTGCGCGAACTCGCCGAGGACGGCACCGTGCTCGCGTCGGACGACCTGCCCTCGGCCTCGGCCGAACTCCCCGCGCACGGGCCGTGGCGCGTCCACTTCCACATACCGTTGCACGCCGCCCCGCCGACGCCGCTGAGCAGCACCACCGACGTGCTGACCGCGGTGTTCGCCGAACTCGGGGGCGAGCCGCACATCGAGGTCGAGACCTACACCTGGAGCGTGCTCCCGGGTGGCGGGGACGACCTCGCCGGCGGCATCGCCGCCGAGCTGCGCTGGGCGCGCGACCAGCTGAACTCTCGAAAGGCTTCCGCATGA
- a CDS encoding TatD family hydrolase — protein MRIFDPHIHMTSRTTDDYEAMYAAGVRALVEPAFWLGQPRTSVGSFTDYFDSLIGWERFRAAQFGIRHHCTIALNPKEANDPRCREVLDVLPRYLAKDGVVAVGEVGYDSMTPEEDDVFARQLELAKEHELPVMVHTPHRDKLEGTKRTLDVVRESGIPMEHVLVDHLNEVTVGLVAEAGAWMGFSIYPDTKMDEHRMVAILREYGLERKIVNSAADWGRSDPLKTLKTGQAMLADGYEESHVDTVLWQNPVDFYAQSGRLTLDPLPGFSGEASEFQGNSVLRGGRK, from the coding sequence ATGCGGATTTTCGACCCGCACATCCACATGACCTCACGCACCACCGACGACTACGAAGCGATGTACGCCGCCGGGGTCCGCGCGCTGGTCGAGCCCGCGTTCTGGCTGGGCCAGCCGCGCACCAGCGTCGGCTCGTTCACCGACTACTTCGACTCGCTGATCGGCTGGGAGCGGTTCCGCGCCGCGCAGTTCGGCATCCGCCACCACTGCACCATCGCGCTGAACCCGAAGGAGGCCAACGACCCCCGCTGCCGCGAGGTGCTCGACGTACTGCCGCGGTACCTGGCCAAGGACGGCGTGGTCGCGGTCGGCGAGGTCGGCTACGACTCGATGACCCCCGAAGAGGACGACGTCTTCGCCCGCCAACTGGAACTCGCCAAGGAGCACGAGCTGCCGGTGATGGTGCACACCCCGCACCGCGACAAGCTCGAAGGCACCAAGCGCACGCTCGACGTGGTCCGCGAGTCCGGCATCCCGATGGAGCACGTCCTGGTCGACCACCTCAACGAGGTGACTGTGGGCCTGGTCGCCGAGGCGGGCGCGTGGATGGGCTTCTCCATCTACCCCGACACCAAGATGGACGAGCACCGGATGGTGGCGATCCTGCGGGAGTACGGCCTGGAGCGCAAGATCGTCAACTCGGCCGCCGACTGGGGCCGCTCGGACCCGCTGAAAACGCTCAAGACCGGCCAGGCGATGCTCGCCGACGGGTACGAGGAGTCCCATGTGGACACCGTGCTGTGGCAGAACCCGGTCGACTTCTACGCGCAGAGCGGCAGGCTGACGCTGGACCCGCTGCCCGGGTTCAGCGGTGAGGCGAGCGAGTTCCAGGGCAACTCGGTGCTCCGGGGTGGCCGCAAGTGA
- a CDS encoding sugar phosphate isomerase/epimerase: MSRPITLFTGQWADLPFTEVCKLASEWGYDGLEIACSGDHFEVDRALSEEDYVPQRLELLAKHNLKVWTISNHLVGQAVCDDPIDERHQAIVPSRVWGDGEPEGVRQRAAAELADTARAAAKLGVDTVVGFTGSKIWKYVAMFPPVSQAVIDDGYEDFANRWNPILDVFDQEGVRFAHEVHPSEIAYDFWTTKRALEAVGNRPAFGLNWDPSHFVWQDLDPVGFILDFADRIYHVDCKDTRKRFDGRNGRLGSHLPWADPRRGWDFVSTGHGDVPWEDCFRALNSIGYSGPISVEWEDAGMDRLRGAAEAVTFLRGLLFDKPAAAFDAAFSNQK, encoded by the coding sequence ATGAGTCGTCCGATCACGCTGTTCACCGGCCAGTGGGCGGACCTGCCGTTCACCGAGGTCTGCAAGCTCGCCTCCGAATGGGGTTACGACGGGCTGGAGATCGCGTGCTCGGGCGACCACTTCGAGGTCGACCGCGCACTGTCCGAAGAGGACTACGTGCCGCAGCGCCTCGAACTGCTGGCCAAGCACAACCTCAAGGTCTGGACCATCTCGAACCACCTGGTCGGCCAGGCCGTCTGCGACGACCCGATCGACGAGCGGCACCAGGCCATCGTGCCCAGCCGCGTCTGGGGCGACGGCGAGCCGGAGGGCGTGCGGCAGCGCGCGGCCGCCGAACTCGCCGACACCGCCAGGGCCGCGGCCAAGCTCGGTGTGGACACCGTCGTCGGCTTCACCGGGTCGAAGATCTGGAAGTACGTGGCGATGTTCCCGCCGGTCTCGCAGGCCGTGATCGACGACGGCTACGAGGATTTCGCGAACCGCTGGAACCCGATCCTGGACGTGTTCGACCAGGAGGGCGTCCGGTTCGCGCACGAGGTGCACCCCTCGGAGATCGCCTACGACTTCTGGACCACGAAGCGGGCGCTGGAGGCGGTGGGCAACCGCCCGGCCTTCGGGCTGAACTGGGACCCCTCGCACTTCGTCTGGCAGGACCTCGACCCGGTCGGCTTCATCCTCGACTTCGCCGACCGGATCTACCACGTGGACTGCAAGGACACCCGGAAGCGGTTCGACGGGCGGAACGGGCGCCTCGGCTCCCACCTGCCGTGGGCGGACCCGCGGCGCGGCTGGGACTTCGTCTCCACCGGGCACGGCGACGTGCCGTGGGAGGACTGCTTCCGCGCGCTGAACTCGATCGGCTACTCCGGGCCGATCTCGGTGGAGTGGGAGGACGCCGGCATGGACCGGCTGCGCGGGGCGGCCGAGGCCGTGACCTTCCTGCGCGGCCTGCTGTTCGACAAGCCCGCGGCGGCGTTCGACGCCGCGTTCAGCAACCAGAAGTGA
- a CDS encoding inositol-3-phosphate synthase, producing the protein MSERGMRTGLWLVGARGSVATTAAVGLLALRAGVAGPTGCVSELPAFASVPLPAWDDIVLGGHDIVHTPLEKRAEQLADAGVFSHAVLAAVRPGLTSVDAEIRDGYHPATHTGSQASAGKRLSEDIRSFAARHNLDRVVVVNVSSTEAPTPELPEHNDLGLLEAALEDPARAVLPPSSLMAYAALRAGSPYVEFTPSAGISMSALRALAADLGLPYAGSDGKTGETLLRTVLAPMFTSRALRVRSWSGTNLLGGGDGETLGDPTKVNSKLESKARGLAALLGEQVTAPLHIDNVPDLGETKTAWDNVSFEGFLGARMSLQFTWTGYDSALAAPLVLDLARFTAAAHAAGQSGALTGLGFFFKDPMGSDEHRFAEQTRLLHEWAGTL; encoded by the coding sequence ATGTCCGAGCGAGGTATGCGCACCGGCTTGTGGCTGGTGGGGGCCAGAGGATCGGTAGCGACCACGGCCGCGGTCGGGCTGCTGGCGTTGCGCGCGGGGGTCGCCGGACCGACCGGGTGCGTCAGCGAACTGCCCGCGTTCGCCTCGGTGCCGCTGCCCGCGTGGGACGACATCGTGCTCGGCGGACACGACATCGTGCACACCCCGCTGGAGAAGCGGGCGGAGCAACTCGCCGACGCCGGCGTGTTCAGCCACGCGGTGCTCGCCGCCGTCCGCCCCGGCCTCACCTCCGTCGACGCCGAAATCCGCGACGGCTACCACCCCGCCACCCACACCGGCTCACAGGCTTCTGCGGGGAAAAGACTGTCAGAAGACATCCGATCGTTCGCGGCCAGGCACAACCTGGACCGCGTGGTCGTCGTCAACGTCTCGTCGACCGAGGCGCCGACCCCCGAGCTGCCCGAGCACAACGACCTCGGCCTGCTCGAAGCCGCCCTAGAGGACCCGGCGCGCGCCGTGCTCCCGCCGAGCTCGCTGATGGCCTACGCCGCTCTGCGCGCCGGCAGCCCCTACGTCGAGTTCACGCCTTCTGCGGGCATAAGCATGTCCGCGCTCCGTGCGCTCGCCGCGGACTTGGGCCTGCCGTACGCGGGTAGCGACGGCAAGACCGGCGAGACCCTGCTCCGGACCGTGCTCGCGCCGATGTTCACCTCGCGCGCCCTGCGCGTGCGCTCGTGGTCGGGCACCAACCTGCTCGGCGGCGGCGACGGCGAGACCCTCGGCGACCCGACCAAGGTCAACAGCAAGCTCGAGTCGAAGGCGCGCGGCCTGGCCGCGCTGCTCGGCGAGCAGGTCACCGCGCCGCTGCACATCGACAACGTGCCCGACCTCGGCGAGACCAAGACCGCGTGGGACAACGTGTCGTTCGAGGGCTTCCTCGGCGCGCGGATGAGCCTGCAGTTCACCTGGACCGGCTACGACTCGGCGCTGGCCGCGCCGCTGGTGCTGGACCTCGCCCGGTTCACCGCCGCCGCGCACGCCGCGGGGCAGTCGGGCGCGCTGACCGGGCTCGGCTTCTTCTTCAAGGACCCGATGGGCAGCGACGAGCACCGGTTCGCCGAGCAGACCCGCCTCCTGCACGAGTGGGCGGGCACCCTGTGA
- a CDS encoding EboA domain-containing protein, with amino-acid sequence MTFSLGYGTNGFANHRLLDALAVIADLGYTGVALTLDHDHLNPYADDLPKQLERVAARLSSLGLNRVVIETGARYLLDPWRKHHPTLLSDDPAPRLGFLERAMRIAAELDADCVSFWSGVKPPDLDDATAGARLREGLQNLLLPAEALGVRVGMEPEPGHFVQHLQQVLDLREQLGNHELFGVTLDVGHCVAVEPVDAAECVRLAGPLLFNVQLDDMLPNVHEHLEFGEGQLDLPATLGALTEIGYEGLAAVELPRHSHAAPEVAARAFRVLNLLLPAEADHPWVVDAVAQVRAKPDSIGRLFPAAGRGVGRTPVAAEADPQGLVQGTLDDQARVRLLTELNLLLPAEAFAAEVGELYRYGDDAERRGVLRGLNALDKPDDNVVAAGLQLVADALRTNDTRLVAAAMGAFAATHLDAHSWRHGVLKCLFTGVPLAAVAELDRRVDDELRRMVSDYAAERSAAGREVPADARAILERGEH; translated from the coding sequence ATGACCTTCTCGCTCGGCTACGGCACGAACGGCTTCGCCAACCACCGGCTGCTCGACGCGCTCGCCGTGATCGCGGACCTCGGGTACACCGGCGTCGCGCTCACGCTGGACCACGACCACCTCAACCCCTACGCCGACGACCTGCCCAAGCAGCTCGAACGCGTGGCCGCGCGGCTGTCGTCGCTCGGGCTGAACCGGGTGGTGATCGAGACGGGCGCGCGCTACCTGCTCGACCCGTGGCGCAAGCACCACCCGACGTTGCTCTCGGACGACCCCGCGCCCCGGCTCGGCTTCCTGGAGCGGGCGATGCGGATCGCGGCCGAACTGGACGCGGACTGCGTGTCCTTCTGGTCCGGCGTCAAACCCCCTGACCTCGACGACGCCACCGCCGGCGCCCGCCTGCGCGAGGGCCTCCAGAACCTGCTTTTGCCCGCAGAAGCATTAGGGGTGCGGGTGGGGATGGAGCCCGAGCCCGGGCACTTCGTCCAGCACCTCCAGCAGGTCCTGGACCTGCGCGAACAGCTCGGCAACCACGAGCTGTTCGGCGTCACGCTCGACGTCGGGCACTGCGTCGCGGTCGAGCCGGTCGACGCCGCCGAGTGTGTGCGCCTGGCCGGTCCGCTGCTGTTCAACGTGCAACTCGACGACATGCTGCCCAACGTCCACGAGCACCTGGAGTTCGGTGAGGGGCAACTCGACCTCCCGGCGACGCTCGGTGCGCTCACCGAGATCGGCTACGAGGGCCTGGCCGCCGTCGAGCTGCCGCGGCACAGCCACGCCGCTCCCGAAGTAGCCGCCCGGGCCTTCCGCGTGCTGAACCTGCTTTTGCCCGCAGAAGCCGATCACCCCTGGGTCGTGGACGCGGTGGCGCAGGTCAGGGCCAAGCCCGACTCGATCGGCAGGTTGTTCCCGGCGGCGGGCCGCGGCGTCGGCCGCACGCCGGTCGCCGCCGAGGCCGATCCGCAGGGGCTCGTCCAGGGCACCCTCGACGACCAGGCCCGCGTCCGCCTCCTCACCGAACTGAACCTGCTTTTGCCCGCAGAAGCCTTCGCGGCGGAGGTGGGGGAGTTGTATCGGTATGGCGACGACGCGGAGCGCCGCGGCGTCCTCCGCGGGTTGAACGCGCTGGACAAGCCCGATGACAACGTCGTCGCCGCCGGGCTCCAGTTGGTCGCCGACGCTCTTCGCACCAACGACACCCGGCTGGTCGCCGCCGCCATGGGCGCGTTCGCCGCCACCCACCTCGATGCCCATTCCTGGCGCCACGGGGTACTGAAATGCCTGTTCACCGGGGTTCCCCTGGCGGCGGTCGCGGAGCTGGACCGCCGGGTCGACGATGAGCTGCGCCGCATGGTCTCGGACTACGCGGCGGAGCGGAGCGCGGCGGGCCGTGAAGTACCCGCGGACGCGCGCGCCATCTTGGAAAGGGGAGAGCACTGA
- a CDS encoding SCO3242 family prenyltransferase → MSRLRTLAELVRAPAALTVLGDTVAGASAGKSRLRGRRLLLPLASASFYWAGMALNDWADRDLDAVERPERPIPSGRISANEALATGGALTVAGLSLAALGGGKQALKVAVPLAGAVWAYDTLLKPTPAGPLGMAVCRALDVLLGAGGNTRAAAPAAAAIGVHTLGVTALSTGEVHGASPTTAKAALATSSAATALAVSGPAHTGWHRLASLTAGSGYAGFVGRAQAEAVADPSAKVVRNATKTGIHGMVPLQAAIAARGSIVGAALVASALPIARKLSRKVSPT, encoded by the coding sequence GTGAGCCGGCTACGCACCCTCGCCGAACTGGTCCGCGCCCCCGCCGCCCTCACCGTCCTCGGCGACACCGTCGCGGGTGCTTCTGCGGGGAAAAGCAGGTTGCGCGGGCGGCGGTTGTTGCTGCCGCTGGCTTCCGCCTCCTTCTACTGGGCGGGAATGGCGCTGAACGACTGGGCCGACCGCGACCTCGACGCGGTCGAGCGGCCCGAGCGCCCCATCCCGTCCGGCCGGATCTCCGCCAACGAGGCGCTGGCCACCGGCGGTGCGCTGACCGTCGCCGGGCTCAGCCTCGCCGCGCTCGGCGGCGGCAAGCAGGCGCTCAAGGTCGCCGTGCCGCTGGCCGGCGCGGTCTGGGCCTACGACACCCTGCTCAAGCCGACCCCGGCCGGCCCGCTCGGCATGGCCGTCTGCCGCGCGCTCGACGTGCTGCTCGGCGCGGGCGGCAACACCCGCGCGGCGGCCCCGGCGGCCGCGGCGATCGGCGTGCACACGCTGGGCGTCACCGCGCTGTCCACCGGCGAGGTGCACGGCGCCTCGCCGACCACCGCGAAAGCGGCACTGGCCACCAGCAGCGCGGCCACCGCGCTCGCGGTCAGCGGCCCCGCGCACACCGGCTGGCACCGGCTCGCCTCGCTCACCGCGGGCTCCGGGTACGCCGGGTTCGTCGGTCGCGCGCAGGCGGAAGCGGTCGCCGATCCGTCGGCGAAAGTTGTGCGCAACGCCACAAAAACCGGCATCCACGGCATGGTGCCGCTGCAGGCCGCCATCGCCGCCCGCGGCTCGATCGTGGGCGCCGCGCTGGTCGCCTCGGCGTTGCCGATCGCGCGCAAGCTGTCGAGGAAGGTGAGCCCCACATGA
- the rpsG gene encoding 30S ribosomal protein S7 has protein sequence MPRKGPAPKRPLISDPVYASPLVTQLVNKVLKDGKRSLAERIVYGALEGAREKTGTDPVVTLKRALDNVKPTIEVKSRRVGGATYQVPIEVKPGRSTTLALRWLVSFSQARREKTMIERLQNELLDASNGLGASVKRREDTHKMAESNKAFAHYRW, from the coding sequence ATGCCCCGCAAGGGTCCCGCGCCGAAGCGGCCGTTGATCTCCGACCCCGTCTACGCCTCGCCGCTGGTCACCCAGCTGGTGAACAAGGTGCTGAAGGACGGGAAGCGGTCCCTGGCCGAGCGCATCGTCTACGGCGCGCTCGAAGGCGCTCGCGAGAAGACCGGCACCGACCCGGTCGTCACGCTGAAGCGCGCGCTCGACAACGTGAAGCCCACCATCGAGGTGAAGAGCCGCCGCGTCGGTGGCGCCACCTACCAGGTGCCGATCGAGGTCAAGCCCGGCCGCTCGACCACCCTTGCGCTGCGCTGGCTGGTCTCGTTCTCGCAGGCGCGCCGTGAGAAGACGATGATCGAGCGCCTGCAGAACGAGCTCCTCGACGCGAGCAACGGCCTCGGGGCGAGCGTGAAGCGCCGCGAGGACACGCACAAGATGGCCGAGTCCAACAAGGCGTTCGCCCACTACCGCTGGTGA